In Perca flavescens isolate YP-PL-M2 chromosome 7, PFLA_1.0, whole genome shotgun sequence, the following proteins share a genomic window:
- the si:dkey-178k16.1 gene encoding band 4.1-like protein 1 isoform X1, producing MTTETALAGELNSAMEGDAMRTNQVPEDQGDMDDSSEKTPSKASKSPQKSSKRSKTVPVKITLLDGSDYEAGVEKFARGQTLLDMVCGHLNLLERDYFGLTFQDTDNSKHWLDPSKEIKKQIRVGSWIFGFSVKFYPPDPSVLIEDITRYYLCLQLRDDILSGRLPCSFVTHALLGSYTVQAELGDYEPDEHGPDYVNDFRFAPNQTRELEERVMELHRNYRGMSPADAEVNFLENAKKLSMYGVDLHHAKDSEGIDIMLGVSANGLLIYRDRLRINRFAWPKILKISYKRSNFYIKIRPGEYEQFESTIGFKLPNHRASKRLWKVCIEHHTFFRLVSPEPPPKGFLVIGSKFRYSGRTQAQTRQASALIDRPAPQFERSVSKRYMLPRSIDGASALGYSMDQLSQRSSSERTQFMSREDLDQEGSLDLDHDQYHIQDQDQDQYTDQELDGQDQDQVQKHTWGAHISTPTRTLELKGEEEGSPVDSKPEDLATPRPKQETQFLDKPEDVLQKHQASINELKRALRQPNSKMAQREKRLSSATPPGGTPERKPDTPPTPAIHEEPFNEASREPWERRLGSVSEDDQDHEILYLKETHLGIERKCSSITVSSTSSLEAEVDFTVLTDLHTGMEEFSRGMTELGERGVSPDVGLCFGMDFLQQQGPSEPPPPLVSAPLSRGASSSPPAKHIQAEEVRAEVKRSDMQPVVPKKPKRSVPVSSSVDREQSHREASRVSAVTPLSREASDVMPTPTVRKTDVRTETQPNGSEVTTTIVEFTDQDHGITGLSEVSYSTRPSVSPVHMSSLAREASGSPILVTENVTSATTHVTKTVKGGYSETRIEKRIIITGDDDVDQEQALAIAIQEAKQQHPDMQVTKAVVVRETESSTEDRHGASES from the exons ATGACAACAGAGACGGCTTTGGCTGGGGAATTGAATAGCGCAATGGAGGGTGACGCCATGAGAACCAATCAG GTTCCTGAGGACCAGGGGGATATGGATGATAGCTCAGAGAAGACCCCCAGCAAAGCCTCCAAATCCCCCCAGAAAAGCAGCAAGCGGTCCAAGACTGTCCCTGTCAAAATCACTCTACTTGACGGCTCGGACTATGAGGCTGGAGTCGAG aAATTTGCCAGGGGCCAGACCCTGCTGGACATGGTGTGTGGCCATCTGAACCTGCTGGAAAGGGACTACTTTGGCTTGACTTTCCAGGACACGGACAACTCCAAG CATTGGTTGGATCCTTCCAAAGAGATTAAGAAACAAATTCGGG TTGGTTCCTGGATATTTGGATTTTCTGTCAAGTTCTACCCTCCAGACCCATCTGTGCTCATTGAAGACATCACCAG GTACTACCTGTGCCTGCAGCTGAGGGACGACATCCTGTCTGGTCGTCTGCCCTGCTCGTTTGTCACCCACGCCCTTCTGGGCTCCTACACCGTTCAGGCCGAACTGGGAGACTATGAGCCAGACGAACATGGCCCAGACTACGTCAACGACTTCCGCTTTGCACCCAACCAGACACGTGAGCTGGAGGAGAGAGTGATGGAGCTGCATCGTAACTACAG GGGAATGAGTCCAGCAGATGCAGAGGTGAACTTTCTAGAAAATGCCAAGAAGCTTTCAATGTATGGAGTGGACCTGCATCATGCAAAG GATTCAGAAGGAATTGACATAATGCTTGGTGTGAGCGCCAACGGTCTGCTAATCTACAGAGACCGTCTAAGGATTAACCGGTTCGCCTGGCCAAAAATCCTCAAGATCTCCTATAAGAGAAGTAACTTCTACATCAAGATCCGTCCCGGAGAG TATGAACAGTTTGAGAGCACCATAGGCTTCAAGCTGCCCAACCATCGGGCCTCGAAGCGATTGTGGAAGGTCTGCATTGAGCACCACACCTTCTTCAG GTTGGTTTCCCCAGAGCCGCCTCCCAAGGGCTTCCTGGTGATTGGCTCCAAGTTCCGCTACAGCGGACGGACCCAAGCCCAGACCAGACAGGCCAGTGCTTTGATTGACAGGCCTGCTCCACAGTTTGAGCGGTCCGTTAGCAAGAGGTACATGCTGCCCCGAAGCATTGATGGAG CCTCAGCTCTAGGCTACAGTATGGACCAGCTGTCCCAGCGAAGCTCCAGTGAACGCACACAGTTCATGTCCAGAGAAGACCTGGACCAGGAGGGCAGCCTGGACCTGGACCACGATCAATATCACATTCAGGACCAAGACCAGGACCAGTACACAGATCAGGAGCTTGATGGTCAGGATCAAGATCAAGTTCAGAAGCATACTTGGGGTGCCCACATATCAACACCCACCAGGACATTGGAGCTCAAG GGTGAGGAGGAAGGCTCCCCTGTAGACTCAAAACCAGAG GATCTGGCCACCCCTCGGCCCAAACAGGAG ACACAGTTTTTGGATAAGCCAGAAGATGTTCTACAAAAGCACCAGGCCAGCATCAATGAGCTGAAGAGGGCTTTGAGGCAGCCTAACAGCAAGATGGCCCAGAGGGAGAAACGCCTCTCCTCAGCTACTCCTCCTGGAGGAACCCCCGAGCGGAAACCA GACACACCTCCTACACCTGCTATTCATGAGGAACCTTTCAACGAAGCTTCA agGGAACCGTGGGAGAGACGTCTAGGCTCCGTCTCCGAGGACGACCAGGACCACGAGATCCTTTACCTGAAGGAGACCCACCTGGGCATCGAGCGCAAATGTTCCAGCATCACGGTCAGCTCTACGTCCAGCTTGGAGGCCGAAGTAGATTTCACCGTCCTCACGGACCTGCATACAGGCATGGAGGAGTTCTCCAGGGGCATGACAGAGCTGGGGGAGAGGGGTGTGTCACCTGATGTGGGTCTGTGCTTTGGCATGGACTTCCTCCAGCAGCAGGGTCCCTCTGAACCCCCTCCTCCACTGGTGTCAGCCCCTCTGTCCAGAGGAGCCAGCAGCAGCCCACCTGCCAAACATATTCAGGCTGAAGAAGTCCGAGCAGAGGTCAAACGGTCAGATATGCAG CCCGTAGTGCCCAAAAAACCAAAGAGGTCCGTGCCGGTGTCGTCGTCAGTGGACAGAGAGCAGTCGCACAGAGAAGCCAGTCGTGTCTCCGCCGTCACACCGCTGAGCAGGGAGGCCAGTGATGTCATGCCCACACCAACGGTGAGGAAGACAGACGTCAGGACTGAGACTCAGCCCAACGGGTCAGAGGTTACCACCACCATCGTGGAGTTCACCGATCAG GATCACGGTATCACTGGCCTGAGTGAAGTTTCTTACTCTACAAGGCCGAGTGTTTCCCCT GTACATATGAGCAGTCTTGCAAGAGAGGCGTCAGGGTCGCCCATCCTCGTTACTGAGAATGTTACCTCGGCAACCACTCACGTCACCAAG ACGGTGAAAGGAGGATATTCAGAGACCAGGATCGAGAAGAGGATCATAATCACAGGAGACGATGATGTCGATCAGGAACAG GCTCTGGCTATTGCAATACAGGAAGCTAAGCAGCAGCATCCAGACATGCAGGTGACCAAGGCAGTTGTTGTCAGGGAAACAGAATCATCCACTGAGGATCGACACGGCGCATCAGAG TCCTGA
- the si:dkey-178k16.1 gene encoding band 4.1-like protein 1 isoform X2 has protein sequence MTTETALAGELNSAMEGDAMRTNQVPEDQGDMDDSSEKTPSKASKSPQKSSKRSKTVPVKITLLDGSDYEAGVEKFARGQTLLDMVCGHLNLLERDYFGLTFQDTDNSKHWLDPSKEIKKQIRVGSWIFGFSVKFYPPDPSVLIEDITRYYLCLQLRDDILSGRLPCSFVTHALLGSYTVQAELGDYEPDEHGPDYVNDFRFAPNQTRELEERVMELHRNYRGMSPADAEVNFLENAKKLSMYGVDLHHAKDSEGIDIMLGVSANGLLIYRDRLRINRFAWPKILKISYKRSNFYIKIRPGEYEQFESTIGFKLPNHRASKRLWKVCIEHHTFFRLVSPEPPPKGFLVIGSKFRYSGRTQAQTRQASALIDRPAPQFERSVSKRYMLPRSIDGASALGYSMDQLSQRSSSERTQFMSREDLDQEGSLDLDHDQYHIQDQDQDQYTDQELDGQDQDQVQKHTWGAHISTPTRTLELKTQFLDKPEDVLQKHQASINELKRALRQPNSKMAQREKRLSSATPPGGTPERKPDTPPTPAIHEEPFNEASREPWERRLGSVSEDDQDHEILYLKETHLGIERKCSSITVSSTSSLEAEVDFTVLTDLHTGMEEFSRGMTELGERGVSPDVGLCFGMDFLQQQGPSEPPPPLVSAPLSRGASSSPPAKHIQAEEVRAEVKRSDMQPVVPKKPKRSVPVSSSVDREQSHREASRVSAVTPLSREASDVMPTPTVRKTDVRTETQPNGSEVTTTIVEFTDQDHGITGLSEVSYSTRPSVSPVHMSSLAREASGSPILVTENVTSATTHVTKTVKGGYSETRIEKRIIITGDDDVDQEQALAIAIQEAKQQHPDMQVTKAVVVRETESSTEDRHGASES, from the exons ATGACAACAGAGACGGCTTTGGCTGGGGAATTGAATAGCGCAATGGAGGGTGACGCCATGAGAACCAATCAG GTTCCTGAGGACCAGGGGGATATGGATGATAGCTCAGAGAAGACCCCCAGCAAAGCCTCCAAATCCCCCCAGAAAAGCAGCAAGCGGTCCAAGACTGTCCCTGTCAAAATCACTCTACTTGACGGCTCGGACTATGAGGCTGGAGTCGAG aAATTTGCCAGGGGCCAGACCCTGCTGGACATGGTGTGTGGCCATCTGAACCTGCTGGAAAGGGACTACTTTGGCTTGACTTTCCAGGACACGGACAACTCCAAG CATTGGTTGGATCCTTCCAAAGAGATTAAGAAACAAATTCGGG TTGGTTCCTGGATATTTGGATTTTCTGTCAAGTTCTACCCTCCAGACCCATCTGTGCTCATTGAAGACATCACCAG GTACTACCTGTGCCTGCAGCTGAGGGACGACATCCTGTCTGGTCGTCTGCCCTGCTCGTTTGTCACCCACGCCCTTCTGGGCTCCTACACCGTTCAGGCCGAACTGGGAGACTATGAGCCAGACGAACATGGCCCAGACTACGTCAACGACTTCCGCTTTGCACCCAACCAGACACGTGAGCTGGAGGAGAGAGTGATGGAGCTGCATCGTAACTACAG GGGAATGAGTCCAGCAGATGCAGAGGTGAACTTTCTAGAAAATGCCAAGAAGCTTTCAATGTATGGAGTGGACCTGCATCATGCAAAG GATTCAGAAGGAATTGACATAATGCTTGGTGTGAGCGCCAACGGTCTGCTAATCTACAGAGACCGTCTAAGGATTAACCGGTTCGCCTGGCCAAAAATCCTCAAGATCTCCTATAAGAGAAGTAACTTCTACATCAAGATCCGTCCCGGAGAG TATGAACAGTTTGAGAGCACCATAGGCTTCAAGCTGCCCAACCATCGGGCCTCGAAGCGATTGTGGAAGGTCTGCATTGAGCACCACACCTTCTTCAG GTTGGTTTCCCCAGAGCCGCCTCCCAAGGGCTTCCTGGTGATTGGCTCCAAGTTCCGCTACAGCGGACGGACCCAAGCCCAGACCAGACAGGCCAGTGCTTTGATTGACAGGCCTGCTCCACAGTTTGAGCGGTCCGTTAGCAAGAGGTACATGCTGCCCCGAAGCATTGATGGAG CCTCAGCTCTAGGCTACAGTATGGACCAGCTGTCCCAGCGAAGCTCCAGTGAACGCACACAGTTCATGTCCAGAGAAGACCTGGACCAGGAGGGCAGCCTGGACCTGGACCACGATCAATATCACATTCAGGACCAAGACCAGGACCAGTACACAGATCAGGAGCTTGATGGTCAGGATCAAGATCAAGTTCAGAAGCATACTTGGGGTGCCCACATATCAACACCCACCAGGACATTGGAGCTCAAG ACACAGTTTTTGGATAAGCCAGAAGATGTTCTACAAAAGCACCAGGCCAGCATCAATGAGCTGAAGAGGGCTTTGAGGCAGCCTAACAGCAAGATGGCCCAGAGGGAGAAACGCCTCTCCTCAGCTACTCCTCCTGGAGGAACCCCCGAGCGGAAACCA GACACACCTCCTACACCTGCTATTCATGAGGAACCTTTCAACGAAGCTTCA agGGAACCGTGGGAGAGACGTCTAGGCTCCGTCTCCGAGGACGACCAGGACCACGAGATCCTTTACCTGAAGGAGACCCACCTGGGCATCGAGCGCAAATGTTCCAGCATCACGGTCAGCTCTACGTCCAGCTTGGAGGCCGAAGTAGATTTCACCGTCCTCACGGACCTGCATACAGGCATGGAGGAGTTCTCCAGGGGCATGACAGAGCTGGGGGAGAGGGGTGTGTCACCTGATGTGGGTCTGTGCTTTGGCATGGACTTCCTCCAGCAGCAGGGTCCCTCTGAACCCCCTCCTCCACTGGTGTCAGCCCCTCTGTCCAGAGGAGCCAGCAGCAGCCCACCTGCCAAACATATTCAGGCTGAAGAAGTCCGAGCAGAGGTCAAACGGTCAGATATGCAG CCCGTAGTGCCCAAAAAACCAAAGAGGTCCGTGCCGGTGTCGTCGTCAGTGGACAGAGAGCAGTCGCACAGAGAAGCCAGTCGTGTCTCCGCCGTCACACCGCTGAGCAGGGAGGCCAGTGATGTCATGCCCACACCAACGGTGAGGAAGACAGACGTCAGGACTGAGACTCAGCCCAACGGGTCAGAGGTTACCACCACCATCGTGGAGTTCACCGATCAG GATCACGGTATCACTGGCCTGAGTGAAGTTTCTTACTCTACAAGGCCGAGTGTTTCCCCT GTACATATGAGCAGTCTTGCAAGAGAGGCGTCAGGGTCGCCCATCCTCGTTACTGAGAATGTTACCTCGGCAACCACTCACGTCACCAAG ACGGTGAAAGGAGGATATTCAGAGACCAGGATCGAGAAGAGGATCATAATCACAGGAGACGATGATGTCGATCAGGAACAG GCTCTGGCTATTGCAATACAGGAAGCTAAGCAGCAGCATCCAGACATGCAGGTGACCAAGGCAGTTGTTGTCAGGGAAACAGAATCATCCACTGAGGATCGACACGGCGCATCAGAG TCCTGA